One genomic segment of Epinephelus fuscoguttatus linkage group LG19, E.fuscoguttatus.final_Chr_v1 includes these proteins:
- the rhot1a gene encoding mitochondrial Rho GTPase 1-A isoform X2, with amino-acid sequence MRKDVRILLVGEPKVGKTSLIMSLVSEEFPDEVPLRAEEITIPADVTPERVPTHIVDYSEAEQSDEQLYQEISKANVICIVYSVNNKKSIEKVTSHWIPLINDRTDKDSRVPLILVGNKSDLVEHSSMETILPIMNQYQDIETCVECSAKNLKNISELFYYAQKAVLHPTGPLYCPEEKELKPSCIKALTRIFKVSDLDNDGILNDNELNFFQRTCFNTPLAPQALEDVKNVVRRNMTDGVKDNGLTLKGFLFLHTLFIQRGRHETTWTVLRRFGYDDDLELTQEYLFPMIKIPPDCTTELNHNAYLFLQSVFDKHDKDRDCALSPEEVKDLFKVFPYMPWGPDVNHTVCTNEQGWITYQGYLSQWTLTTYLDVQRSLEYLGYLGYSIIYEQESQAAAITVTRNKRIDLQKKQTQRSVFRCNVLGARGSGKSGFLQAFLGKNLQKQRRIREDHKSFYAISTTYVYGQEKYLLLHEVMPDFDFLSEADLACDVVCLVYDVNNPRSFEYCAKVYKQYFIDSKTPCVVIAGKSDLHEVRQHYSLSPHEFCRKHKLHPPQPFTCSTVEAPNKDIYTRLTTMAMYPHARLRCMCHCNRCTYCLCQNLLKLELLRSIKAQLHRVVFNSSSQPTCSLYSLTQRSVTTLCQLTHRLRAREVTVCRNLCGNMHGVTCLCSANSKY; translated from the exons ATGAGGAAGGACGTGAGGATACTGCTTGTGGGGGAAC CCAAGGTGGGGAAGACATCACTGATAATGTCTCTGGTCAGTGAGGAGTTTCCTGATGAG GTTCCTCTCCGAGCTGAAGAGATCACCATCCCAGCTGATGTCACCCCGGAGAGGGTGCCCACACACATCGTTGATTACTCAG AGGCAGAACAGTCAGATGAGCAGCTGTACCAAGAAATATCAAAG GCAAATGTTATCTGCATAGTTTATTCAGTCAACAATAAGAAGTCCATTGAAAAG GTGACAAGCCACTGGATTCCTCTCATCAATGACAGAACGGACAAAGAtagcag GGTGCCATTGATCCTTGTGGGCAACAAGTCGGACCTGGTAGAACACAGCAGCATGGAGACCATCCTGCCAATCATGAATCAATACCAGGATATCGAGACTTGTGTGGAG TGCTCTGCCAAAAACCTGAAGAACATCTCTGAGTTGTTCTACTACGCCCAGAAGGCTGTTCTCCACCCAACAGGACCCCTGTACTGCccagaggagaaggag CTGAAGCCCTCCTGCATTAAGGCTTTAACTAGAATCTTTAAAGTGTCTGACCTGGACAACGATGGCATCCTTAATGACAACGAGCTCAACTTCTTTCAG AGAACGTGTTTCAATACACCGCTGGCGCCTCAGGCCTTAGAGGATGTAAAGAATGTTGTCAGGAGGAACATGACCGATGGAGTCAAGGACAACGGACTCACACTCAAAG GCTTCTTGTTCCTGCACACCCTCTTCATACAGCGAGGCAGACATGAGACCACCTGGACTGTGCTGAGGAGGTTCGGATATGACGACGACCTGGAGCTCACACAGGAATACCTGTTCCCCAT GATAAAGATCCCCCCGGACTGCACCACAGAGCTTAACCACAACGCATACCTCTTCCTCCAGAGTGTCTTTGACAAACACGACAAA GACAGAGACTGTGCGCTGTCGCCAGAGGAGGTGAAGGACTTGTTCAAAGTGTTTCCCTACATGCCCTGGGGTCCGGATGTGAACCACACGGTCTGCACTAACGAACAGGGATGGATCACATACCAGGGCTACCTCTCCCAGTGGAC GTTAACAACTTATTTAGATGTACAGCGTAGTTTGGAGTACTTAGGTTACCTTGGCTACTCTATCATCTATGAACAGGAGTCCCAAGCTGCTGCCATCACAG TGACACGGAACAAGCGCATCGATCTTCAGAAGAAACAGACCCAGCGCAGCGTCTTCCGCTGCAATGTCTTGGGGGCCCGGGGCAGCGGGAAGAGCGGCTTTCTTCAAGCTTTCCTGGGCAAGAACCTGCAG AAACAGAGGCGGATCAGAGAAGACCACAAGTCCTTCTACGCCATCAGCACGACCTATGTTTATGGTCAGGAGAAGTACCTGCtg CTCCATGAGGTGATGCCAGATTTTGACTTCCTGTCCGAGGCGGATCTAGCCTGTGACGTGGTCTGCCTGGTGTACGACGTCAACAACCCACGCTCTTTTGAATACTGCGCCAAAGTGTACAAG CAATACTTCATAGATAGCAAGACGCCATGTGTGGTCATCGCCGGCAAGTCGGACCTGCACGAAGTACGGCAGCACTACAGCCTCTCACCGCACGAGTTCTGCCGTAAACACAAGCTCCACCCGCCCCAGCCGTTCACATGCAGCACGGTCGAGGCACCCAACAAAGACATCTACACTAGACTCACCACCATGGCCATGTACCC CCACGCCCGTCTCCGCTGCATGTGTCACTGCAACAGGTGCACCTATTGCCTGTGTCAGAACCTCCTCAAGTTGGAGCTGCTGCGCAGTATTAAGGCCCAACTCCACAGGGTCGTTTTCAACAG CTCCAGCCAGCCCACCTGCTCTCTGTACAGTTTGACACAGCGAAGTGTGACCACGCTGTGCCAGCTAACACACAGGCTGCGAGCCAGGGAGGTGACAGTGTGTCGGAATCTGTGTGGAAACATGCATGGTGTTACTTGCTTGTGCAGTGCAAACTCCAAATACTAA